A region of Cellulophaga sp. RHA19 DNA encodes the following proteins:
- a CDS encoding YiiG family protein, whose amino-acid sequence MIKHLVHTCLIAFVVVSCKNVKQEEDDKELKTVTNSLEPFSSDEREEKLATIEDSYNSADFVIKYNNYIEFFNTYDDKVRKSYANYLSWVNQSEPKITTNLKSKIGLPIDQLDLLKSTIVHTPAIKKVDANMLLVYKTAEILYNTIIELDAYYKKGIVEKVDVNKGKKLHIKLLEAYRNYFSTFDDMSIVFYRLQDSVENYEKEKFKEQELVVQYNLFTAINATETILNEIGGRDVDGLLTLDFTVINLKIKELRAAYVALEGLKENQDLIVKEFGKPMPVVTNFTTHLGNILMGLTSLKLRIANNDFDYGEDHPNIAADGSPLKLELEFIAMVNEYRSVHLN is encoded by the coding sequence ATGATAAAACACCTTGTACATACATGTCTAATTGCTTTTGTAGTGGTAAGTTGCAAAAACGTAAAGCAAGAGGAAGATGACAAGGAATTAAAAACGGTTACTAATTCTTTAGAGCCTTTTTCTTCTGACGAAAGAGAGGAAAAACTTGCAACTATTGAAGATTCTTATAACTCTGCAGATTTTGTAATTAAGTATAATAATTACATAGAGTTTTTTAATACCTATGATGATAAGGTTCGTAAATCCTATGCTAATTACTTAAGCTGGGTAAACCAAAGCGAACCAAAAATTACTACTAATTTAAAAAGTAAAATAGGTTTACCTATAGATCAATTAGACTTGTTAAAATCTACTATTGTACACACTCCTGCAATAAAAAAAGTAGATGCAAATATGCTTTTGGTATATAAAACAGCAGAGATTTTATATAATACCATAATAGAGTTAGATGCGTATTATAAAAAAGGTATTGTAGAAAAAGTAGATGTAAATAAGGGAAAAAAATTACATATAAAATTACTAGAGGCTTACAGAAATTACTTTTCTACTTTTGATGATATGTCCATTGTCTTTTATAGGCTACAGGACAGTGTAGAGAACTATGAAAAAGAAAAGTTTAAAGAACAAGAATTGGTTGTGCAGTACAACCTATTTACTGCTATAAATGCTACAGAAACTATCTTAAATGAAATTGGAGGTAGAGATGTAGATGGGCTTTTAACATTGGACTTTACTGTTATTAATCTTAAAATAAAAGAGCTTAGAGCTGCTTACGTTGCTCTAGAGGGTTTAAAAGAAAATCAAGACTTAATTGTAAAAGAGTTTGGTAAGCCAATGCCTGTTGTTACTAATTTTACTACTCACTTAGGAAATATATTAATGGGGTTAACTAGTCTAAAATTGCGTATAGCTAATAATGATTTTGACTATGGTGAAGACCACCCTAATATTGCAGCAGACGGTTCTCCTTTAAAATTGGAGTTAGAGTTTATTGCAATGGTTAATGAGTATAGAAGTGTGCATTTAAACTAG